From a single Micromonas commoda chromosome 5, complete sequence genomic region:
- a CDS encoding predicted protein has protein sequence MHSTVVRAISVRPAARIAAARAPKPSARPPAGPHFSRGARNTNDVFLQKGTHRSRLVASRAEKRSDGAGEADAEKPKKASEDVAKDEDDEMKAEAGAGDAERPDDVVGDVEKAPALDDDVAPALEGDWRDFRAMLISQEKGKDELVDDDEIAAASGPNLELLRKQNPKLAKDKPWAHRIGAPEKGCLLLAAADEFTLGQQYFHQAVILLLEHHDKGSMGVILNRPTQYNMGYVSGQSDGPFAENALYFGGDVGDGTVSFLHGSDKVQGSAEVLPGVYLGGYDSACELVKKEEVDANEFKFFARYCGWAPGQLKRECERGVWYPVACSKQLALKQVIQLPKPLWREILELCGGELKSAAARAYGEEDDAK, from the coding sequence ATGCACTCGACCGTCGTCAGAGCGATCTCCGTGAGGCCGGCGGCTCgcatcgcggccgcgcgcgcgccaaagCCCAGCGCGCGCCCCCCTGCTGGACCTCACTtttcgcgcggggcgaggaaCACCAATGACGTGTTTCTCCAGAAGGGGACCCACCGCTCGCGGCtggtcgcgtcgcgagccgAGAAgcggagcgacggcgcgggtgaggcggacgcggaaaAGCCAAAGAAGGCatccgaggacgtcgccaaggacgaagacgacgagatgaaggcggaggctggcgccGGGGATGCGGAGAGGCCCGACGACGTGGTCGGGGACGTGGAgaaggcgcccgcgctcgacgacgacgtcgcccccgcgctcgagggcgactGGCGCGACTTCCGCGCCATGCTCATCTCCCAGGAGAAGGGgaaggacgagctcgtggacgacgacgagatcgccgccgcgtccgggccgaacctcgagctcctccggaAACAGAATCCCAAGCTCGCAAAGGACAAGCCTTGGGCGCACCGAATCGGCGCGCCGGAGAAGGGatgcctcctcctcgccgccgccgacgagttCACCTTGGGCCAGCAGTACTTCCACCAGGCGGTCATCCTGCTCTTGGAGCACCACGACAAGGGATCCATGGGCGTCATCCTGAACAGACCCACCCAGTACAACATGGGCTACGTCTCCGGTCAGTCGGACGGGCCCTTTGCGGAAAACGCCCTCTACTTTGGCggagacgtcggcgacggcaccgtctCCTTCCTACACGGCAGCGATAAGGTTCAGGGTAGCGCGGAGGTGCTGCCCGGGGTGTACCTCGGCGGGTACGACAGCGCGTGCGAGCTggtgaagaaggaggaggttgaCGCCAACGAGTTTAAGTTTTTCGCCAGGTACTGCGGGTGGGCGCCCGGTCAGCTCAAGCGCGAGTGCGAGCGGGGGGTGTGGTACCCCGTGGCGTGCTCCAAGCAGCTGGCGCTGAAGCAGGTGATTCAGCTGCCCAAGCCGCTGTGGAGGGAGATATTGGAGctgtgcggcggcgagctcaaatccgccgcggcgagagcctacggagaggaggacgacgcgaaaTGA